The Fusobacterium sp. genome contains a region encoding:
- a CDS encoding PTS transporter subunit EIIC: protein MDYKKISQEILRNIGGRENIENAAHCVTRLRLVLKDTSKFNKEELLKVEGTKGVFLNSGQLQIIFGSGVVNEVFDAFTKEAGIKEASLNDIKSAGMKKENLMKQGFKVFSDIFIPIVPAFVGAAMILGVKSVLTTAGLFGMDGALADKYEVIAGFATFLTVVASTFAFLPLLVTYSAVKRFGGNPIFGIVLGCTMLYPTLMDANVFALGKEVPQYWNLLGFSIPAVGFQGGVFPAILSSWFLARAEKFYLKIVPQMVSFIFVPALTLVSSGLALFLVFGPIGNALGTGLGTIIDFLYSSCGPFGAFIFAGALQPLVVTGTQHAIQGIEASLVAQTGFNYIQPLWSVSIIAQGGGAIGMYILAKKKSKDREIAMSSFIPTLFGISEPAIFAVNLKDSSIPFLCSILGAGLAGAYMKIFDVKAIGFALTGLPGITISNPPTLIHYIIGNFLAFSLPIIFIVSYNKMKKIK from the coding sequence ATGGATTATAAAAAAATTTCACAGGAAATATTAAGAAACATAGGGGGAAGAGAAAATATAGAAAATGCTGCACATTGTGTAACTAGACTTCGTTTGGTATTAAAAGATACTAGTAAATTTAATAAAGAGGAACTGCTGAAAGTAGAGGGAACAAAAGGAGTTTTCTTAAATAGTGGGCAGTTACAGATAATATTTGGAAGTGGGGTAGTAAATGAAGTTTTTGATGCTTTTACAAAGGAAGCAGGAATTAAAGAAGCTTCTTTAAATGATATAAAATCAGCAGGAATGAAAAAAGAAAATTTAATGAAACAAGGATTTAAGGTGTTTTCAGATATATTTATTCCAATAGTGCCAGCATTTGTGGGAGCTGCTATGATATTAGGAGTAAAGTCTGTATTGACTACAGCAGGACTCTTTGGAATGGATGGAGCACTTGCAGATAAATATGAAGTTATAGCGGGATTTGCAACATTTCTAACAGTAGTGGCTTCAACTTTTGCTTTTTTGCCTTTACTTGTAACATATTCAGCAGTGAAAAGATTTGGAGGAAATCCTATATTTGGTATAGTTTTAGGATGTACTATGCTCTATCCTACACTTATGGATGCCAATGTATTTGCTCTTGGAAAGGAAGTACCACAGTATTGGAACTTATTAGGTTTTTCCATCCCAGCAGTAGGATTTCAGGGAGGAGTATTTCCAGCTATATTGTCATCTTGGTTTTTAGCAAGAGCTGAAAAATTTTATTTAAAAATTGTACCACAAATGGTTTCATTTATATTTGTTCCAGCTCTTACTCTTGTATCTTCAGGATTGGCTTTGTTTCTTGTATTTGGACCAATAGGGAATGCTTTAGGAACAGGACTTGGAACGATCATAGATTTTTTGTATAGTTCTTGCGGACCTTTTGGAGCATTTATATTTGCAGGGGCTCTTCAACCTCTTGTGGTTACTGGTACACAACACGCTATTCAAGGAATAGAAGCGAGTCTTGTAGCACAAACAGGATTTAATTATATTCAGCCCCTATGGTCAGTCTCTATTATTGCTCAAGGTGGAGGGGCTATTGGAATGTATATTCTGGCTAAGAAAAAATCAAAAGATAGAGAGATAGCTATGTCATCATTTATACCTACACTATTTGGAATATCAGAACCAGCTATATTTGCTGTAAATCTTAAAGATTCTTCAATTCCGTTTTTATGCTCTATACTTGGAGCGGGGTTAGCAGGAGCATATATGAAGATATTTGATGTGAAGGCTATTGGTTTTGCTCTTACAGGACTTCCAGGAATTACTATAAGTAATCCTCCTACATTGATACACTATATAATAGGAAATTTTTTGGCTTTTTCTCTTCCTATCATATTTATTGTTTCATATAATAAGATGAAAAAAATAAAATAA
- a CDS encoding glycoside hydrolase family 32 protein: MKFLKVEKYTYLEEKHKEYLEKLKKYVQRSKYIPKFHIYPPCGLLNDPNGLGYFRGEYQLFYQWFPFGTSHGMKHWARVTSKDMKDWKWQGAALIPNQEYEKNGCYSGNAIEKDGKFYLFYTANYKTENGRIPKQAVAVMDNEGKIEKYSNNPIIDGAPEGFTGDIRDPFVFEKNGAYYMLLGGKTVTENGELLIYKSDNLLNWNYEGILDIGIEGLGYMFECPGYIEIDGKGVLIFSPMGLKAQGDRYHNQFTSLYMIGELDLEEKKFKAGYYDEIDCGFDFYAPQVFYGKDEKPLMIGWFGCGDQQLPTDKDMWRHGLTMPRELHVKNGKLYTLPVKEITSLYMKKDLSEVTGRNILGETFVTEGIFRATEGNKILKFGTDEDNLKLKIDFSERKITLDRKNLKQAVDPAYGYERSCSFESCEELHLKIYIDNSFIEISVNNGEKMISARFFPV, translated from the coding sequence ATGAAATTTTTAAAAGTTGAAAAATATACATATTTAGAAGAGAAACATAAAGAATATTTAGAAAAATTAAAAAAATATGTACAGAGAAGTAAATATATTCCTAAATTCCATATTTATCCTCCATGTGGTCTTCTGAATGATCCAAATGGTTTGGGATATTTTAGGGGAGAATATCAACTATTCTATCAATGGTTTCCATTTGGAACAAGTCATGGAATGAAACACTGGGCAAGAGTGACCTCTAAAGATATGAAAGATTGGAAGTGGCAGGGAGCCGCTTTAATACCTAATCAAGAATATGAGAAAAATGGATGTTATTCCGGAAATGCTATTGAAAAAGATGGAAAGTTTTATCTTTTCTATACTGCTAATTATAAAACAGAAAATGGGAGAATACCTAAGCAAGCAGTAGCAGTAATGGATAATGAGGGAAAAATAGAGAAGTATTCAAATAATCCAATAATAGATGGAGCTCCAGAGGGATTTACTGGTGATATAAGAGATCCCTTTGTATTTGAGAAGAATGGGGCATATTACATGCTTTTAGGAGGAAAGACTGTAACAGAAAATGGAGAACTGCTTATTTATAAAAGTGATAATCTTTTAAATTGGAACTATGAAGGAATATTGGATATAGGAATAGAAGGTCTTGGATATATGTTTGAATGCCCTGGATATATAGAAATTGATGGTAAAGGGGTATTGATATTTTCTCCTATGGGATTGAAAGCACAGGGAGATCGTTATCACAACCAATTTACTTCTTTATATATGATAGGAGAGCTTGACTTAGAAGAAAAAAAATTCAAAGCAGGATATTATGATGAAATAGACTGCGGATTTGATTTTTATGCACCACAAGTATTTTATGGAAAAGATGAAAAACCTTTAATGATAGGTTGGTTTGGATGTGGAGATCAGCAGCTTCCTACTGATAAGGATATGTGGAGACATGGACTTACTATGCCTAGAGAACTCCATGTGAAGAATGGAAAGTTATATACCTTGCCAGTTAAAGAAATAACTTCTCTCTATATGAAAAAGGATTTATCAGAAGTGACTGGAAGAAATATACTTGGAGAAACTTTTGTTACTGAGGGAATATTTAGGGCAACAGAGGGAAATAAAATTTTAAAGTTTGGAACTGATGAGGATAACTTGAAATTAAAGATAGATTTTTCTGAAAGAAAAATAACTCTTGATAGAAAAAATTTAAAACAAGCAGTAGACCCAGCATATGGATATGAAAGAAGTTGCTCTTTTGAAAGTTGTGAAGAACTTCATTTGAAAATATATATAGATAACAGTTTTATAGAGATTTCTGTAAATAATGGGGAGAAAATGATTTCAGCAAGATTTTTTCCTGTTTAA
- a CDS encoding PfkB family carbohydrate kinase: MYDITALGELLIDFTSCGVSEAGMKTFEQNPGGAPANVLAAAQNFGMKTAFIGKIGADIHGDFLRKVLENKGIETKGLISDSKFFTTLAFVSLENGERKFSFARKPGADTKLEISELNLELIRNSRIFHFGSLSLIDEPVRSATISAVKEAKKAGAVISYDPNYRALLWETKEEAMKEMRSVIKYVDIIKISDEETYLLTDCCDPSEAAAHLINQGISCVVVTLGADGALLKTKDFEVREKGRFRQAVDTTGAGDSFWGGILFKFIKCQKKIDDISKEEARNFLKFANETAGMCVEKRGAIPAMPLLEEVLKNL, translated from the coding sequence ATGTATGATATTACAGCTTTAGGAGAATTATTAATAGATTTTACTTCATGTGGTGTATCAGAAGCAGGGATGAAAACATTTGAACAAAATCCTGGAGGAGCTCCAGCTAATGTACTGGCAGCAGCTCAAAATTTTGGAATGAAAACCGCTTTTATAGGAAAAATAGGGGCAGATATACATGGAGATTTTTTAAGAAAAGTATTAGAAAATAAAGGAATAGAAACAAAAGGGCTCATAAGTGATTCCAAATTTTTTACAACTTTAGCCTTTGTTTCATTAGAAAATGGAGAAAGAAAGTTTTCTTTTGCCAGAAAACCCGGAGCTGATACAAAACTTGAAATATCTGAACTTAATTTAGAACTTATAAGAAACAGCAGAATATTTCATTTTGGTTCTCTTTCTTTAATAGATGAACCTGTGAGGAGTGCAACTATATCAGCTGTAAAAGAGGCAAAGAAAGCAGGGGCAGTTATTTCATATGATCCCAACTATAGAGCTCTTTTGTGGGAGACTAAAGAAGAAGCTATGAAAGAAATGCGTTCAGTTATTAAATATGTAGATATAATAAAAATATCTGATGAAGAAACCTATCTTCTTACAGATTGCTGTGATCCAAGTGAGGCAGCAGCACATTTGATAAATCAGGGAATATCTTGTGTAGTTGTCACTTTGGGAGCTGATGGAGCTCTTTTAAAAACTAAGGATTTTGAAGTGAGAGAAAAAGGCAGATTTCGTCAGGCAGTAGATACAACAGGGGCAGGAGATTCTTTTTGGGGAGGAATACTTTTCAAATTTATTAAATGTCAGAAAAAGATTGATGATATTTCAAAAGAGGAAGCAAGAAATTTTTTAAAATTTGCCAATGAAACAGCAGGAATGTGTGTGGAAAAAAGAGGGGCTATACCAGCTATGCCACTATTGGAAGAGGTATTGAAGAATCTCTAG
- a CDS encoding DUF5131 family protein: MSEIWNPWHGCYKKSEGCINCYMYYLDAQRGQRSNIVYKVKNNFNLPLKKDRKGNYKIKKGTLLYTCMTSDFFLEEADEWRKEIWDMMRIRTDIVFWILTKRPERIKEVLPPDWNNGWDNVCINITAENQKRADERIPILLKLPFKYKGVVAAPLLEEINIEKYLKDGIINDISASGENYAGARPCNYDWIKSLYEQCRKYDTTFSFFETGEYFIKDGKKYHIPKKLQGEQARKSGLNYKGKNSSIILKETSEDEQMKLFD; the protein is encoded by the coding sequence ATGAGTGAGATATGGAATCCGTGGCATGGCTGTTATAAAAAAAGTGAAGGCTGCATAAATTGCTATATGTACTATTTAGATGCTCAGAGAGGACAGAGAAGTAATATAGTATATAAGGTAAAAAATAATTTTAATCTTCCTCTGAAAAAAGATAGAAAGGGAAACTATAAAATAAAAAAAGGGACTCTTCTTTATACTTGTATGACTTCAGATTTTTTTCTGGAAGAAGCAGATGAATGGAGAAAAGAAATATGGGATATGATGCGTATCAGAACTGATATTGTTTTCTGGATATTAACAAAAAGACCAGAGAGAATAAAAGAGGTACTTCCTCCTGACTGGAATAATGGCTGGGATAATGTCTGTATTAATATAACAGCAGAAAATCAAAAGAGAGCAGATGAAAGAATTCCAATTCTTTTAAAACTGCCATTTAAGTATAAAGGAGTAGTAGCAGCTCCTCTTTTAGAAGAAATAAATATAGAAAAGTATCTGAAAGATGGAATAATAAATGATATAAGTGCCAGTGGAGAAAATTATGCTGGAGCCAGACCTTGTAATTATGATTGGATAAAAAGCCTTTATGAACAGTGCAGGAAATATGATACAACTTTTAGTTTTTTTGAAACAGGAGAGTATTTTATAAAAGATGGAAAAAAATATCATATTCCTAAAAAACTACAAGGGGAACAGGCAAGAAAATCAGGATTAAATTATAAGGGAAAGAATTCTTCAATAATACTTAAAGAAACATCTGAAGATGAACAGATGAAATTATTTGATTAA